From a region of the Bacteroidota bacterium genome:
- a CDS encoding gliding motility-associated C-terminal domain-containing protein, whose amino-acid sequence MKTQLLGILALPAFLFSLSLSAQQSVGPVSGGMSGGACLNCVQVQNGSGVLGEIYRRDTCGLNYVTASEKVSQRVSPPGPVQPITVAISGMPSCAVIERAFVWANASGTGVAININITNPAGNTGTFPMTLIGSGQDKCWGYPGTHSYRADIPASAIAGNGNYVFSGFPTGSTDDVDGFTFMIIYRDPSATWEGHMVIKDGAIVQIGSNASDTIFNLNVCDTSVANERAFMAIGDLQNVGSAYLFNNGPLVTYTEDWWDFFDGPTSPFWPSQTQSIFTVASTGDCYNVVMTGIYYQTANCNVCVPQPPGTLSLQTTGTSACPGGTMSATTTPTSGNPPYSYLWQPGGQTTQTINNLAAGTYTVTVTDGTGCSAGTDTVTVTNYPAPIGQFALSPSPTASYPGQLCFNDQTPAGAAWLWQVDSATFVTSSACYTLTDTGNICVQLIVTDANGCLDTVVQCVRVLGEGSIWAPNVFTPNGDGNNDVFLPTWQLMASIKCTIYDRWGMKMYEWDGLTGSWDGRSMNGKEASDGVYYYVIDAVDLQGTAKNLTGFVHLIRPR is encoded by the coding sequence ATGAAAACACAGTTACTAGGCATTCTTGCACTCCCTGCTTTCCTTTTTTCTCTTTCACTTTCTGCACAGCAGTCCGTAGGGCCGGTGTCTGGAGGCATGTCGGGCGGAGCCTGTTTGAATTGTGTGCAGGTTCAGAACGGATCAGGTGTGCTGGGCGAAATTTACCGGCGTGATACCTGCGGCTTAAATTATGTAACCGCTTCCGAAAAAGTCAGCCAGCGGGTGTCTCCTCCGGGGCCGGTGCAACCTATCACAGTAGCCATAAGCGGCATGCCCTCATGTGCTGTAATTGAGCGGGCATTTGTGTGGGCTAATGCATCGGGTACAGGTGTGGCCATTAATATCAACATTACCAATCCGGCTGGTAATACAGGAACATTCCCGATGACGCTGATTGGCTCCGGGCAGGATAAATGCTGGGGATATCCCGGCACACATTCTTACCGTGCCGATATTCCGGCTTCGGCCATTGCCGGAAACGGCAACTATGTGTTCAGCGGTTTTCCCACAGGCAGCACTGATGATGTGGACGGATTTACATTTATGATTATTTACCGTGATCCGTCTGCTACCTGGGAAGGGCACATGGTGATTAAAGACGGAGCCATTGTGCAAATCGGCAGCAACGCATCTGATACCATTTTCAATCTCAATGTATGTGATACATCGGTAGCCAACGAGCGTGCATTTATGGCCATTGGCGATTTGCAGAACGTGGGCAGTGCATACCTGTTTAATAATGGCCCGCTGGTAACTTACACTGAAGACTGGTGGGATTTCTTCGACGGGCCTACCTCGCCGTTCTGGCCTTCGCAAACGCAGTCTATTTTTACCGTTGCTTCCACCGGCGATTGCTACAACGTTGTAATGACCGGCATCTATTATCAAACGGCTAATTGCAATGTATGTGTGCCGCAACCGCCGGGCACATTGTCGCTGCAAACTACCGGTACATCGGCCTGTCCGGGCGGCACCATGTCGGCCACTACCACGCCCACCAGCGGCAATCCACCTTATTCGTACCTCTGGCAGCCGGGCGGGCAGACTACGCAAACCATTAACAACCTTGCAGCCGGCACCTACACAGTAACTGTAACAGACGGCACCGGCTGCAGTGCGGGCACTGATACGGTAACGGTAACCAACTATCCGGCACCCATCGGCCAGTTTGCTTTATCGCCTTCACCCACGGCCAGCTATCCCGGTCAGCTTTGCTTTAACGATCAGACACCTGCCGGCGCAGCCTGGCTGTGGCAGGTGGATTCAGCCACGTTTGTAACTTCATCGGCCTGCTACACGTTAACCGACACCGGCAACATCTGCGTACAGCTTATTGTGACTGATGCAAATGGTTGTCTGGATACAGTAGTGCAATGCGTGCGCGTACTCGGCGAAGGTTCTATCTGGGCGCCCAACGTATTTACACCCAACGGCGATGGAAACAACGATGTGTTTTTACCGACCTGGCAACTCATGGCCAGCATCAAATGCACTATTTACGACCGCTGGGGCATGAAAATGTATGAGTGGGATGGCTTAACCGGATCGTGGGACGGGCGCTCCATGAACGGGAAGGAAGCCTCAGACGGTGTATATTATTATGTAATTGATGCGGTTGATTTGCAGGGCACCGCCAAAAACCTCACCGGCTTTGTGCATCTGATTCGTCCGCGATAA
- a CDS encoding YfiR family protein, which produces MTPAGNQFGLLFVFHRSMNRLLLSILVLCLPVLMGMQTVSRGDTNARIKAVFMYNFTRYIEWPETAASGNFVINVFGSNTPLVAELNNLAKTKTVGTQKIEIRNTTSLDAIGNSHILFVCGDNPTPLSEILTKIKGKNVLLVTEKPGYARLGSAINFVVVQNKQKFELNKANAEKYNLKVSTTLVQLGIPVE; this is translated from the coding sequence TTGACCCCGGCCGGTAATCAGTTTGGCCTGCTTTTTGTCTTTCACCGCTCCATGAATCGTTTGCTGCTGTCAATACTGGTTTTATGCCTTCCCGTGCTTATGGGGATGCAAACCGTATCGCGCGGCGACACCAATGCCCGTATTAAAGCGGTGTTCATGTACAATTTCACCCGCTACATTGAATGGCCCGAAACGGCAGCCAGCGGCAACTTCGTAATTAACGTATTTGGTTCCAATACTCCTTTGGTGGCAGAGTTAAATAATCTTGCAAAAACAAAAACAGTTGGAACCCAAAAGATAGAAATACGTAATACTACCAGTTTAGATGCCATAGGCAATTCTCATATTCTTTTTGTATGCGGCGATAATCCGACTCCTCTCTCCGAAATCCTCACGAAAATTAAAGGGAAGAATGTTTTGCTGGTTACCGAAAAGCCCGGCTATGCACGCCTGGGCTCAGCCATTAATTTCGTAGTAGTACAGAACAAACAAAAATTCGAACTCAACAAGGCCAACGCCGAGAAATACAACCTGAAAGTAAGTACAACCCTTGTCCAGCTGGGCATACCTGTAGAATAA
- a CDS encoding C40 family peptidase — protein MNRLCVLLFALLLVAACRHGRDGASSESAADKALKQKYAEKLQVPAASVTNLVLYRFVDDWYGVPYQYGGKTKAGVDCSGFSAALYQAVYKKTISGSAATLWSKCESVGEKNLQEGDLVFFKIGGDKVSHVGVYLQNRRFVHASTKKGVIISSLDEAYYTKYFFKGGRLK, from the coding sequence ATGAACCGGCTTTGTGTGTTGCTTTTTGCCTTGCTGCTTGTGGCCGCCTGCCGCCATGGCCGCGATGGTGCCTCTTCTGAATCAGCTGCCGATAAAGCACTGAAACAGAAGTATGCCGAAAAGCTGCAGGTACCCGCCGCATCCGTGACCAATCTGGTACTTTACCGCTTTGTCGATGACTGGTACGGCGTACCCTACCAATATGGCGGCAAAACAAAAGCCGGGGTCGATTGCTCGGGATTTTCGGCAGCCCTGTATCAGGCGGTGTACAAGAAAACCATTAGCGGCTCGGCAGCCACACTCTGGAGTAAATGCGAAAGCGTGGGCGAAAAAAACCTTCAGGAAGGCGATCTGGTTTTCTTTAAAATAGGCGGCGATAAGGTTTCGCACGTAGGCGTGTATCTCCAGAACCGGCGCTTTGTGCATGCATCCACCAAAAAAGGCGTCATCATCAGTTCGCTCGATGAGGCGTATTATACCAAATACTTTTTTAAAGGCGGGCGGTTGAAGTAG